TTCATGTAAGGCGCCGCCACGGGCCGTACTTTTGTAATTATGTCTGCTATCAACGATGCGCTGCGCGCCGCCGCCGACCAGTTCGGCACCCCTTTGTACGTGTATAATGCCGCCACCATCACGCGGCAGTACGAGAAGCTGAAAAACGCATTTACGGGGCATAAAACGCGCTTCTTTTATGCGTGCAAGGCGTTGAGCAACGTATCCATTCTGCGGCACATCCACAGCTTGGGCTCGGGGCTCGACTGTGTGAGTATCAACGAAGTGAAGCTGGGGCTGCACGTGGGCTTTGCGCCCGACGACATCCTGTTCACGCCCAACAGCGTGACGTTTGAGGAACTGGTGGAAGCCAAGGAGCTGGGCGTGAACCTCAACATCGACAATATCTCGCTGCTGGAGCGCTTCGGGGCCACGTTTGGCAGCTCCTACCCGGTGTGCGTGCGCCTGAACCCGCACATCGAGGCGGGCGGCAACTACAAGATTCAAACCGGCCACATCGACAGCAAGTTTGGCATTAGCATTCACCAGATGCGCCACCTCGAACGCGTGGTGAAGGGCACCGGCCTGCACGTGCGCGGCCTGCACATGCACACGGGCTCCGAAATCAAGGACGTGGGCGTGTTCATGCGCGCGCTGGAAATTCTATTTGACGCGGCCACGCGCTTCCCGGAGCTGGAGTTTCTAGATTTGGGTTCGGGCTTCAAAGTGCCCTACAAGCCGGGTGACCCCGAAACCGACGTGAACGCGCTGGGCACGCAGGTAGCCGCCGCCTTCAAGAGCTTTGAGAAAGAATATGGCCGCGAGCTGGAATGCTGGTTTGAGCCGGGCAAGTATCTGGTGAGCGAAAGCGGCTACCTGCTGGTGAACGTAGCGGTGGTGAAGCAAACCACGGCCACCGTGTTTGCGGGCGTCAATTCGGGCTTCAACCACCTCATCCGGCCCATGTTCTATGACAGCTACCACCACATCAGCAACCTCACCAACCCCAAGGGCACGGAGCGCCTGTATACCGTGGTGGGCAACATCTGCGAAACCGACACCTTTGCCTGGGACCGGCTGCTGCCCGACATCCGCGAAAACGACCTGCTGGCCTTCCACAACGCCGGCGCCTACGGCTTCGAGATGAGCAGCAGCTTCAACTCGCGCACCCGCCCGGCCGAAGTGCTGCTGGACGAAAGCGGCGAGCTGCGCCTCATTCGCAAGCGCCAGACGTTTGAGGACCTGCTGGCGGGGCAGGTCGAGGCCGGCGTGGCCCAGGAAAACGCGCGGTAAGCGCAGGCCGGGCTACTTGGCGCGCCGCAGCAGGTAGCCGGTCTCGGCGGTGGCGCCGGGCAGGCTGTTCACGTTGATGCACTCCCAACCCTGGCTGCTCATGTAGTCGAGGGCGGCCACCACCGAGTTCAGCCTGCGAACGGTGGCGTTGGCCTGCAGCAACTCGGGCTTGGGGGCGGCCTTTCTCACGTCCTGCCCATACTCCAGGTGCAGGCTGTTGCCAGCATGGTAGGCGTCCTCCAGCACCAGGATGCAGTGCTCGTATTGCGGGGCACGGGCAGCGCTGGCGGGCGGCGGGATGGTTTGGGAAAAGGCGGCAGGGCCGGTCAGGGCCAAGGCCAGGACGAAAAGCAGGGGGTTGCGCATAACCGAAAGCGTGGAAAGGTACCCCAAAGCTAACGGCAGCCGACGAACCCGGTCCCGCGGCGGAATGGCGCCTTTAGTTCTGGCCGAGCAGCCACGCCACGGCGTCGGCCTCGCTTTCGAAGGTGCGGTAGGTGTGCGCCAACCCGCGGCTGGCCATCACCAGCTGGTTCATGGCCAGGCGGGCGAATACGTCGTGCGCCACCAGGGCCGCGCCGTAGCGGTAGCCGCACTCGCGCACGGCGCTGGGCAGCCACTCGTTGGCCATCCAGTCGAGCTCGGCGGGGGTGAAGGGCGTCATCTCGCGCTGGTCAATCAGGGCTTTCGACCAGCGGTGCCGGCCCATGGCCTGCGCCAGGTGCGTGAGCATGGCCCGGAACTGCACCGGCTCGCGCACGCCGGCCCGGTATTCCAGCCGCACGTAGCCCTCGGGCTCTTCCCATATGCGGCCTATGCTGTTTTCAAAATAAAGGGAACGGGTGGTGGTAGTGCGCATCAAGGGAGTAAAAACAGAACGCGAATTCCGAGCCTTCCAACCGGGCAGGTCTTGGTCCGCAGGGCTCAACCGCAAAGGCTTGGCGGAGGTTGCGTAACGGCTCAGCTTTTCGACCAACTACCCGTTCCAGACGCCAAATGCCCCGCTTTGGTAGTCGCGGTAAGCCTGTTGAATCTCGGCTTCGGTGTTCATCACAAACGGGCCGTAGCTCACCACCGGCTCACCAAACGGCAGCGCGTGGCCCAGCAGCAACACAGCCGCCTCCGTTGCTTCGAGGGCCAGCTCGTCGCCGTCGTGGTTGAACTCAACCAGTTGACGGGCCCTGGCTTCGGCGCCGCTCACCTGCACCGTGCCGCGCACCACGTAGAAGAAAATGTTGCGCTCGGCGGCCACGGGCAGCGTGACACGGCTACCGGCCGGCAGTTCCAGCCAGGCCAGGGCCACGTCGGCCAGCGGCTGCACGGCCCCGGCGGTGCCCGCCCACTCGCCCGATACGGCGTGAACGACCACGCCGCCGTCCAGCGTCGCGGTCGGAATCTCGTCCTGCTGCAGGCCGATGTAGCGCGGCGTCACCATCTTGTCTTTGGCCGGCAGGTTCACCCACAGCTGCAGGATTTCGAGCGGCCCGCCGGTCTGCTTGAATTGCTCCGACGACACTTCGGCGTGAATCAGCCCGCTCCCCGCCGTCATCCACTGAATGCCGCCGGCGTTTATCACGCTTTCGTGCCCACCGGTGTCCTTGTGCAGAATGTCGCCCTCCAGAATAAACGTCACCGTCTCGAACCCGCGGTGCGGGTGCGGCCCGAAGGGCAAGCCGTTGTTGTTGGGCCGGTACACCTGCGGGCCGTGGTGGTTCAAAAACAGAAACGGGTCGATATACTCCACCGACGCCGTGGGCAGCGCCCGGTACGTGACGAGGTCGGCAATGGGGGCATTGATGGCCCGGTGCTGCTGCTTGATGGTGCGCATGGTGGTGGGGTTGAAGTTAGATGTTCTTGCGGGCGCCTCACCCCCGGCCCCTCTCCTCAGGGAGAGGGGAGCCAGCCGATTTATATGGAAGAATAACCGGTGCCCCCTCTTTTTTGGAGAGGGGGTCAGGGGGTGAGGCGTCAACGTCAGACGAGTAGACCGACTCGCTACGCCTCCTGCTCCTGCGGTGGCGAGCCCCGGAAGGCATCCAGCTTGCTCACCACTGGCAGTTTCACGGGCTTGTTTTCCTTAGCCGATTGGTAGATGGCTTCCATGATGCGCTGGTCCTGCAGGCCTTCTTCGCCGGGCGTGTAGGGCGTTTTGTTCTGGCGCACGCACTCGGCCATATGGTCGAGCTCCAGGGCAAACTGGTCTTTCTGCGGGTCGTTGGGCGTTTCCTTCAGCTGCTTGCCTTTGGGGGCGCGCACCCGCTCCTGGTGCAGGCCCTGGTAGCTAAAGGCCGGGTCCATCTTGATGGTGCCCTCCTCGCAGTGCACCATGTAGCTCTTGCTGTTGAAGGTGCCGTAGCCCGTCATGCACTGCGAAAGCACGCCGCTGGGGAAGCGCATGGTAAACGTCACGTTCTCCTCCACTTCCTTGAAGCGGGCATCGCCGGGCGTGGTGTATATCTGGGCCGATACCTCGGTGGGCTCCTCGCCCAAGAGGAAGCGGGTGGTGTTGAGGCAGTACAGGCCGATGTCGGGCAGGGCCCCGCCGCCGGCCAGGGCCTTTTTGTGGCGCCATTGCTGGTCGTGGGCCTGGTTTTGGTTATTCACCATCTGCATGAGCTTGGGCTTTCCGTAAGTTTTGTCGCGCAGCAGCTGCATGGCCATGCGGTTCAGCGGCTCGTACTGAATGCGGTAGGCAATCATGAGCTTTTTACTCGCCTTTTTACAGGCTTCTATCATCTCCTCGCACTCTTTGACCGAGTTGGCCATGGGCTTTTCGCAGAGAATGTGCTTGCCGGCCTTGGCGCCCCGCAGCGTGAACTCGTGGTGCATGGAGTTGGGCAGCACGATGTAAATCACCTCCACCTCGGGGTTGTCCTTGAGCTGGTCGTAGGTCTGGTAGGAGTAGCAACTGCTGGGCTTGATGCCGTACTGCTGGGCCACTTTGCGCATCTTTTCGGGGTCGCCGCTCACCAGGGCCACTGGCTTGGCGTGCTTGCTCTGGCCGAAAGCGGGCAGAATCTCGTTCAGCGTGAGGTGGCCCAGGCCCACCAGTGCGTAGCCCACGCGGCGCTCGGGCGCGTCGGGGTTGAAGGGCTCCGAGCCTTTCGGGTCGGTGGCAGCTTCCAATGGTGGCAGCTTGATGTCGAGCGGGCCGGTCACGGGCGGCATCCCAGCATCGGAGGTCGCAGCGGCTTCGGCGGCCGCCACGGGCAGGGCGCCGGCCACGCCCACGGCCAGCAGGCCACGCCCCGCGTGGTTGATGAATTGGCGGCGCGACTCGTCGTAGCGCGATTCCGAATCGGTAGCAGCGGGCGCGGTAGGGTTGTCTTGAAACATGAGGCAGGAACGTGGAAAAGTGGAAAGCCTAGTGGCAGCTGTACGTACGAGCCGAAGGCGGGGCTTTGTTGCCACAGTATTCGGGCATGGCATTACGCCACAGGTTTTTGGACCGCGCCAGCCGCTGGGCCAATGCGCAGTACATTTATAGCCCTGCATTTGGGTTATGTTGATTTTTAACTGCATGATAAAGCTTTCTACCGCCTCGCGTGGGGCTGTTCTCACGATATTTCTGGCCGCGGCCGGCACCCAGGCCCGGGCTCAAACCGTCACCCCCATCGGCACCATTCAAACCAGCGGCGTACTGGCCATGGCGGGTACCTATACCGTCGAGGGCATCGTGACGGCCGTGTACCCCGGCCTGAGCCCGGCCGGCTTCTACGTGCAGAACGACGCCGCTACCGCCGACGGCGACCCGACCACTTCCGACGCCCTGTACGTGGTGCAATCTTCCCCCACGGTGGCGGCCGGCACGCGCGTGCGCATCACCGGCGCCGTGCAGGAAATGCCCACCACGCCCTCGTTCAACCAGGCCGTACTCACCAGCCCCATCATCACGGTATTGGCCACGGGCCAGAACCTGCCGCCTTTCACGCTGCTGAACAATGCCACCTTCGCCATTGCCGATGCCGAAGCGTTTGAAGGCATGCTGGTGCAGTTTTCGGCGCCGGTCACGGTGTCCGATGTGGCCACGCTGAAGTCGCGCGGCGAGCTCAACATCTCGACCCGGGGCCTGGTGTACCAGCCCACGCAGTATGTAGACCCCAACGACGACCCGGCCAGCGGCACCAGCAGCACCGGCACCACCAACGTGCCCGCCGTGACCGCCTACCAAGCCGCCAACGTGCAGAAGTCGCTGCTGCTCGACGACGGCCTGGCCGCCACCAACCCCTCGCCCACGCCCTACCTCGACGCCGCTACCGGCACCGTGCGCGTGGGCAGCACCCTTGCCAGCCTGCGCGGCATCATGGGCTACGGTTCCAGCAAATGGCGCATCCAGCCGCTGCCGGGGGCCAACGCCCCGGTGGTGACGACGGTGCGCCCGCCGGTGCCTACGTTCAGCCCGCTCTCGGTGAAACTGGCCAGCTTCAACGTGCTCAACTACTTCAACGGCGACGGCGCGGGCGGCGGCTTTCCCACCTCGCGCGGGGCCCTGACCCTGGCCGATTTCAACCGCCAGCGCGCCAAAATCATCACGGCCATTGCCCAGATGAACGCCGACGTGGTGGGCCTGATTGAGATTGAAAACGACGGTACCGGGCCCAACTCGGCCATCCAGGACCTGGTGAACGGGCTGAACCAGGTGATGGGCCCTGGCACCTACGCCATCATCAACGACGGCGTGCTGCGCCAGCCCAACAACACCGACCTCATTCACTGCGCCATCATTTACAAGCCCGCGGCCGTGACGCCCTACGGCAACGTGCTGCTGGCCAGCGTCACGGGCGTGTTCGAACGCCCGCCGGTGGCTCAGCTATTCATCACGACCCGCACGGCGGCACGCGACACGTTTGCGCTGGTCGTTAACCACCTCAAGTCGAAAGCCAGCGGCAGCGGCGCCAATGCCGACCAGGGCGACGGCCAGGGTGCCAGCAACCTGCGCCGCAAGCAGCAGGCCACGGCCTTGGTGCAGTTCATCAACGGCGCGGTGCTGCCCGCCGGCACACGCTACGTGGTGAGCGTGGGCGACTACAACGCCAATTACGAAGAAGACCCCATGGACATTCTGCGGGCGGCCGGCTTCGTGCTGGGCAGCCCGGCCAGCAGCGCGTCCTACGTCTTCAGCGGCCTGAGCGGCTCGCTCGACCACGCCGTGCTCACGCCCAGCCTGCTGGGTCACGCAGCCGTAGAAAAGTGGCACATCAACGCCGCCGAGCCCGAATTTCTGGAATACGACGTGGCCGGCGCCGCCACCGACATCACCAGCCCCTTCCGCTCTTCCGACCACGACCCCGTGCTCATCGGGCTGAATTTCGGTGGCGTGGTAACGGCGGCCGCCCGGCCTGCGGCGGGCGTGCAGGTAGAGGTTTTTCCCAACCCCGCCGCCGCCGGCTTCAGCCTACGGATAACGGGCTTGGCCCCCACCGAGGCCCTGACGCTGGACGTGGTGTCGGCACTGGGCCAGCGGGTGCTGGCGCTGCATGGCCCGGCCGCCGAGCTGCAAGCTGAAACCGGCCGGCGCACGGCTGCTTTTCAGCCAGGGGCCTACTTGCTGCACCTGCGCGGCGCTGGCTTCAGCCAGACGCTGCGGGTGGTGAAGCAGTAGCTTTGCCGGCATGAAACCCGCCCGCCGCAAGCCCGTCGCCCTTCGCAAACCCGACCGATTTTCCGAGGATAATGTGGCCGTGGGCTGGGACGCGCGGCACCTGCTGGGCCACACCGAGTTCGACGAGTACCGGTTTGTGAATTGCGACTTCAGTGGGGCCGATTTCAGCCGGTTGCGGTTCAGCGAGTGCCTCTTTGAGCACTGCAACCTGAGCACGGTGCGGCTGGCGGGCACGGCCCTGCAAAACGTGGCCTTTGCCGATTGCAAGCTGCTGGGCCTGCAGTTTGCGGCCTGCCGCGACATGCTCTTTGGCGTGCACTTCGACCAGTGCCAGCTGCGCTACGCCTCCTTTGCGGGCCGCACCCTGCCCGGCACGCGCTTCGTGGGCTGCGGCCTGGAAGAAGCCGACTTCGCCGATGCCGACCTGACCGGCGCCGTATTCCAAGACTGTGCCTTGTCCGGGGCGGTGTTCCAGAATACCCGGCTGACGGGAGCCGACTTCACCACCGCCTCCGACTTCGTCATCGACCCCGAAACCAACCCGCTGCAAGGCGCCAAATTCACGTTGCAGGGCCTAGTGGGAGTGGTGGCCAAGTTTGGTTTGGTGATAGAATAAGGGCGTCAAGACGGATGCTTGCCCCGGGCAGGGCTAAACCGGCTTGCGCGGGGCGGAAGCAACATTTTCCGGCGGGCAACGGCCCGGATTCGATTGCGGCTAGTAGATTGCGGCTGAATTCCCATCTATGCCCGAAAGGGGACGCTTTCATCCCCGCCGCGTCCGTCAGCTTTCGGTAAATTGTCAGCATCCTGCGCCGGTCCAGCGCGGGGCAAAAACACGAGTTGCGGCCGCCCGCGCCCCGGTTTGGCGGCGCCGGCGACTGCGCCGAGGCTCGGGTATTTTATCACTTCGCTACAACCACCAGATGGCCAATCGCCGCGCCTCCATCACTGACCTGGCCAAGACGCTGGGGCTTTCTCCCTCCACCATTTCGCGGGCCCTGAGCGACCACGACGACGTGAGCGAGGCCACCAAGGCCCGCGTGCGCCAGCTGGCCGAGGAGCTGCACTACCAGCCCAACCAGCTGGCCGCCGCCCTGCGCCGCGGCCGCAGCAACACGCTGGGCGTACTGGTGCCGCACATCACGGGGCACTTTTTCCCGCAGGTGGTGCACGGCATCGCCACCGAAGCCGCCAAGCTGGGCTTCAACGTGATGATTTGCCAAAGCAACGAAGACTCGCGCCAGGAGCAGAAAAACATCGACCTGCTGATGAACTCGCAGGTGGAAGGCATCCTCGTGTCATTGGCCAACACCACCCAGAGCTTCGGCCACTTCGAGGCCGTGCGCCAGCAGAACATTCCGCTGGTGTTTTTCGACCGCGTGGTGGAAGATTTCAGCGGCAGCAACGTGAGCGCCGTCATGATTGACGACTACCAGGGCGCCTACCAGGTGGTGACGCACCTCATCGAGCAGGGCTGCACCCGCATTGCCCACTTCACCGGCCCGCTGCACCTCAACATTCACAAAAACCGCCACCAGGGCTACCGCGACGCCCTGCAGGCCCACGGCCTGCCCATCGACGACGAGCTCATCATGTTCTGCGAGATGAGCCAGAAGGGCGGCACCCAGGCCATGCGCCAGCTTCTGAAGCTGCCCCAGCGCCCCGACGCCGTGTTTTCGAGCAACGACCTGGCGGCCATCGGCGCCATTCAAGCGGTGAAAAGCGCCCGTCTGCGCGTGCCCAAAGACGTGGCCGTGGTGGGCTTCAGCAACGAGATGTTTACCATGCTCACCGAGCCCATGCTGAGCAGCGTGGACCAGCGCTGCGAGCAAATGGGCAAAACGGCGGTGCAGCTGCTGCAAAAGATGCTGAAAAGCGGCCCCAACCGCCAGGGCCCGCCCAAGCCCATCGTGCTCAAGCCCAAGCTGCTGGTGCGGGAGTCGTCGCAGAAACGGTAGAAAGTCGTTGTTTTATCTGTCATCCTGAGCGCAGCGAAGGACCTTCTCACGCCTGAACAAGTGGTTCTGTCTTGAGAAGGTCCTTCGCTGCGCTCAGGATGACAGACAGAGCCTTTTACTGCTCTCAGCCGTAGGAAGCCATTCGCCCCTTTCGCTTGTTGAAGAGGTAGAATTTTTGCTGCTTCCGATGACGCCGACCACCGCCCCTGCCCCGCCCAAGGCCACCCTGCTTACGCCCTTCACCATTGCCATTTTCCGGGCCGTTTGGATTGCGGGCATGGTGTCGAACGTGGGCACCTGGATGCAGAACGTGGCCGGCGTGTGGCTCGTCACCACCCTCACCACCTCGGCCCTGCTGGTGGCCCTGATGCAGGCCGCCACCAGCCTGCCGGCCTTCCTGCTGAGCATGCCCGCCGGCGCCATGGCCGACATGGTGGACCGCCGCAAGCTGCTGCTGTTCACGCAAGGATTCATGGCGGTGGTGGCCGCCATTCTGGGGGCACTCACGCTCACGGGTGGCATTTCGGCTTACGGCGTGCTGGGGTTCACGTTCCTGCTGGGCATGGGCTCGGCCCTGAATTCGCCCATCTGGCAGGCCGTGACCACGGAACTGGTGCCGCGGCCCGTGCTGCCGTTCGCCATCACGCTCAACGGCGTGAGCAACAACATTGCGCGGGCCATCGGGCCGGCCATTGGCGGGGTCATCATTGCGTATTACTCGGCGGGCTGGGTGTTTGTGCTGAATGGCATCTCGTTTCTGGGCACCTGGGCGGTGGTGTATTTCTGGAAGCGCGAGCCCACCGTGACCAGCGGCCCGGCCGAAAACTTTGTGGGGGCGCTGCGGGCGGGGCTGCGCTACGTGCAGTATTCGCCGGCCATTTATGGGGTGCTGGTGCGCACGTTTGCGTTTTCGTTTGGGGCGGCGGCCATGTGGGCGCTGGTATCGGTGGTCATTGCCCGCAAGCTGCACCTGAGCTCGGGGCACTACGGCGTGATGCTGTCGTGGCTGGGCGCGGGGGCCGTCACGGGGGCTTTTCTGATGGGCCGGGCCGGCTCGCGGCTCAATTTCAACCAGCGGGTGCTGCTGGGCGTGCTCATGTTCGGCGTCACCAACCTGGCGCTGGCGCTTGTGGAGCAGATTTATGTGCTGTATGCGGTGATGTTCCTGTCCGGCATTGCCTGGCTGATGGTGATGACGAGCTTCAGCACCACCGTGCAGCTGAACGTGCCCAAGTGGGTGCAGGCGCGCGTCATCAGCGTGTACATGCTGGTGTTTCAGGCCGGCTTGTCGCTGGGCAGCCTGGTGTGGGGCGAACTGGCCGACCACCTCACGCTCCAAACTTCGCTGCTCATCGCGGCCGGCTGGATGGTGGCCAGCGCGCTGCTGGCCATTCCCTTCCCCATGCGCTCGGCCGAAGGCCTGAACCTAGACCCCGCCGAGCACTGGCCCGACCCCGAAACCGACGGCCATATCGACCCCGATGACGGCCCCGTGGTCATCATGATTGAATACCATGTGGAGCCCGCCGATTGGCCGGCCTTTCGCGCCGCCACCGAGCAGCTGACGCGCCTGCGCCTGCGCGACGGGGCCCTGCGCGCCGGCGTGTTTGCCGACGTGGCCCACCCCACGCGCCTCACCGAGTTTTATTACGTGGCCACCTGGGGCGAGCACCAGCGCCAGCACCACCGCTTCACCAAGGAAGACCAGGCCGTGGAAGCCCGGGTGCTGCAGTTTCACAGCGGCCCTGCCGCGCCGCGCGTGACGCACTTTCTGGCCTTTCCCAACACGTCGAACGTGGAAATGGCCACCCCCATGCAAACGCTGGAAAGCCAGCGGTAAGGAGCCGCCTGCTACTACTATTCCCCTCGGCGCTTCTGGTCGAGCCAGGCGTTGGCGGCACCTTCGTCGATGAAGCGGGCGTACTGGAACGAGGCATTGGGCGAAGGCACTTTTTCGGCCATGTGGAGGTCGGCTTCCACTTCGCGCAGGTGGTTGGGCAGCACCAGGAAGGCCACGTAGAGCGGGGCGCCCATTTCGCGCTGCACCTGCGGCAGAAAGGTGGTCACCACCCATTCGGGGCCGTTGAGGCGGCGGTCGGTGCGACGGCGGGCGTCCATCAGCCAGTGGCGGCACTGGTGCTCCTCGGCGGCGCGGCGCATGGTTTCGTAGCCCTCGCGCAGCTGCTCGTCATTAATGGAGCACAGCCAGCGGCCAATCAGCAGGCACGAATCGGGCCGGTAGGCAACGTGCAGAAAAGCCGTCGAGGCAAGGTCCTGATACATGAAAAAAGCGACTCAGTTGGCGGCGGCAAGGGGCTCAAAGCTACGCATCTATTCCGGCTCGCAATCAGTCATTTGGGTGCGTGCACGCGCTCAAAATTATCGGTAGCCCCCGGGCCGGGGTTGCGTTCCCACAGCTGCTTCAGAAACTCCTGCTCGGCCAGCCACTGGCTCTGCCGGCTCAGCAGCCATTCTTCCGACGTCTGGTCTTCGGCCGTGAGCGGGGTGCGGTCGAGGGGCTTGAGGCGCTCGGCGGCGAAGGTGAGGCAGGCGCGAAAGTCTTCGGCTTCGAGCGCCGGGTGCGCGGCCAGTAGCTCGGCCTGGGTAGCGCCGCTGGCCAGCCACTCCAGCACCTGCCACACGGGGTAGCGCAGCCCGCGCACGGTGGGCTGCCCGTTGCAAATGGACGGATGCGTGGTGATGCGTGGAAAAGCCGGGAATTTCATGCCTCCAATGTACGAAGCCGGCTTTTTTTTATCACCATCAGAGCAGCTCCTGCAGGTCGGCCAGCTGGTGGATGCGCGTGGGCGCCTCCGCCTCACTAAGCTGCCCGAAGCCGTAGGTGGCAAAGATGAACGGCACGCCCGCGCCCTGGCTGGCGGCGAGGTCGCCGGGGGTGTCGCCCACGTACACGGGCGCTTGCAGGCCGTAGTCGGCCACCACTTCCCGAATGTTCTCGGCCTTGGAAAGCAGCTTGGTGCCGTAGCACTGGTGGCCCTCGAAGAACTCGCCCAGCCCGCTGTGTTTGAAAAACGCCTCCACGTAGCCCAGTTGGCAGTTGCTGACGATGAACAGCCGGTAGCCCCGGCCGCGCAGGTAGCGCAGGGTTTCGGCCAGACCGGGGTAGGGCGCGCCGCCGTGGTCGACGGCCGCAGCCAGTTCGTGGCGGGCGCAAAGGGCGCGGTATTCGTCGAGCTTGTCGGCGGGCAGTTTAGGAAAAAGCCGCTCGTACACCACGGTGTAGGGCTGACCAGTCACGGCCTGCACCTGGGCCAGCGTCACGTCGTTTTCGATGTAGTCGACGCTGCTGCTGGCTGCTTGAAAAGCCCGCGTAATGGCTTCGGAGGCGTTCCACAGGGTGCCGTCGAGGTCGAAAATGACGCTATCGAATCGGGTCATAGAATCAGTGAGCAGTTATCAGTGAGCAGTTATCAGTGAGCAGTTATCAGTGAGCAGTTATCAGTGAGCAGTGAGCAGTTATCAGTGAGCAGTGAGCAGTGAGCAGTTATCAGTGAGCAGTTATCAGTGAGCAGTTATCAGTGAGCAGTGAGCAGTGAGCAGTGAGCAGTGAGCAGTCGGCAATTAGAAGCTTGCTGAACGAAGCTGTTCACTGCTCACTGATAACTGTTAACTGCAATTATTCATACAAATCCTGCGGGTCGGCGGCGGCCAGCTCTACAAGGAACTGGCCGATGTTGGTGGTCACGGCTTCGAGGAAAGCCTGGCCTTTTTCGGCGGTGGCGGCGGCGGGGTTGCCCACGCCGGTGTCGGCGCTCACCTTGCTCCA
This DNA window, taken from Hymenobacter sp. 5317J-9, encodes the following:
- a CDS encoding DUF433 domain-containing protein; the encoded protein is MKFPAFPRITTHPSICNGQPTVRGLRYPVWQVLEWLASGATQAELLAAHPALEAEDFRACLTFAAERLKPLDRTPLTAEDQTSEEWLLSRQSQWLAEQEFLKQLWERNPGPGATDNFERVHAPK
- a CDS encoding HAD family hydrolase; translation: MTRFDSVIFDLDGTLWNASEAITRAFQAASSSVDYIENDVTLAQVQAVTGQPYTVVYERLFPKLPADKLDEYRALCARHELAAAVDHGGAPYPGLAETLRYLRGRGYRLFIVSNCQLGYVEAFFKHSGLGEFFEGHQCYGTKLLSKAENIREVVADYGLQAPVYVGDTPGDLAASQGAGVPFIFATYGFGQLSEAEAPTRIHQLADLQELL